The DNA sequence GTCGCTCACCCCGTCACAAATACCGCTTGAGCTCTCGCTTCGCCAACGACATCCGGTGCACCTCGTCGGGACCGTCGGCCAGGCGCAGGGTCCGCGCCGAGGCCCACAGCTCGGCCAGCGGGAAGTCCTGGCTCACCCCGCCCGCGCCGTGCGCCTGGATCGCCTTGTCCAGCACCCACTCCGCCATCAGCGGCGTGCCGATCTTGATGGCCTGGATCTCGGTGTGCGCGCCCTTGTTGCCGACGGTGTCCATCAGCCACGCCGTCTTGAGCACCAGCAGCCGCGCCTGCTCGATCCGCACCCGAGACTCGGCGATCCACTCCTGCACGACGCCCTGGTGCGCGATCGGCCGGCCGAACGCGACCCGCGAGATCGCACGACGGCACATCAGCTCCAGCGCGCGTTCGGCGATGCCGATCAGCCGCATGCAGTGGTGGATGCGGCCCGGGCCGAGGCGCGCCTGGGCGATCGCGAAGCCCTCGCCCTCGCCGGCGATGAGGTTGTCCGCGGGCACCCGGACGTTGTCGAAGACGATCTCGGCGTGCCCGCCGTGGGAGGCGTCGGTGTAGCCGAAGACGTGCATGCCGCGCTTCACGTGCACGCCTGGCGTGTCGCGCGGCACCAGGATCATGGCCTGCTGGCGGTGCCGTTCGGCGTCGGGGTCGGTCTTGCCCATCACGATGAAGATCGCGCAGTGGGGGTTCATCGCGCCCGACGACCACCACTTGCGGCCGTTGATGACGTACTCGTCGCCGTCGCGCACGATGCTCGTGGCGATGTTGGTGGCGTCGGAGGACGCGACGTCCGGCTCGGTCATGCAGAACGCGGACCGGATCTCGCCGTCCAGCAGGGGCCGCAGCCACTGCTCCTTCTGCTGCTCGGTGCCGAACATCGCCAGCACCTCCATGTTCCCGGTGTCCGGCGCGGCGCAGTTGAGCGCCTCGGGAGCCAGGTGCGGGCTGCGGCCGGTGATCTCGGCCAGTGGCGCGTACTGCAGGTTCGTCAGACCGCCGCCGTGCTCGGGGTCGGGCAGGAACAGGTTCCACAGGCCCTGCCTTCGGGCTTCGGCCTTGAGCTCCTCCAGCACCGCGGGACGGGCCCACGGGTCCTCGGCGTCGCGCAGCTGCCGCTCGGCGACCGGTTCGGCGGGGTAGACGAACTCGTCCATGAACCGCAGCAGCTTCTCGCGCAGTTCCTCGGTCTTGGCGTCGTAGGCGAAGTCCATCAATGCTCCCCTGAGGTCGCGGCGAGTCCCTGCCGGACCAGCGGCAGGGTGAGTTGGCCGATCTGGTCGAACCCCGCGCCCACGGTCTTGCCGCGGGTGAAGCGGAAGTGGATGCCTTCGAGGATCACGGCGAGCTTGAAGTAGGCGAACGCCGTGTACCAGGCAAGACCACTGGTGTCGGCGCCGCTGCGCTCGGCGTAACGGCGCACCAGCTCGTCGGTGCTGGCGAACCCGGGCAGCGTGGGCACGGTGCCGGTGATCGGGTCGTCCTCGTGCGCGCCGACGCCGTTCCAGTACACGCACAGCAGGCCGACGTCGGCCAGCGGGTCGCCCAGCGTGGCCATCTCCCAGTCCAGCACCGCGCTGATGTTCAGCGGGTCTTGGGTGACCAGGACGTTGTCCAGCCGGTAGTCGCCGTGCACGATCGTGTCGCGGGCCGAGTCGGGGACGCTGTCGGCGAGCCGGTCGCGCAGGTCGTCGATGCCGGGCAGGTCGCGGCTGCGGGAGGCGTCGAGCTGCTTGCCCCAGCGGGCGACCTGGCGCTCGAGGAAGCCGTCCGGTCGGCCGAAGTCGGCCAGTCCGACGTCCTCGGGGTCGACGGCGTGCAGGTCGGCGAGCACGTCGACCAGCCGTTCGGACAGCGCGCGGGCCTGGTCCGGGGTCAGCCACGGGCACTGGTCGCGGTGCCGCAGCGCCACCCCCGGTACCTCTTCCATCAGGTAGAACGGGGCGCCGATGACGTCGGTGTCCTCGCACAGCAGCTCGACCCGCGGCACGGGCACGGCGGTGTCGGCCAGCGCTTTGATGACCCGGTGCTCGCGGGACATGTCGTGCGCGGTGGCCAGCACGTGGCCCAGTGGCGGCCGGCGCAGCACCCAGCGCCGGCCGCCGTCGGTGACGCGGTAGGTCAGGTTGGACCGCCCGCCGGGGATGAGTTCGCCGGTCAACGGGCCGGTGCCCAGGTGGGTGGCGAGCCGGTCGAGGTCCAGGCCGGGCAGTTCGGTCATGCGGCGACTCCCCTGAGCTGGGCGATCACCGCACGGGTCGTGTCGGCGTCGGTGTGCCGGTGCGCGTGCAGGCCGACCGCCTGCGCCGCTTCGACGTTGACCGGCGCGTCGTCGAAGAACGCGCACCGGTGTGCGGGCAGGCCGATCCGGTCGAGGGTGTGCTCGAAGATGCGCGGGTCGGGCTTGCGCAGGCCGATCCGGCCGCTGATCACGATCGTGTCGAACAGCTCCAGCAGCAGTTCTTCGGGGTAGCCCTCGCCCCAGCTGTTGGACAGCAGCACGGTCCGCAGGCCGTCGGCGCGCAGTTCGCGGACCAGGTCGACCATCTTCGGGT is a window from the Saccharothrix saharensis genome containing:
- a CDS encoding acyl-CoA dehydrogenase family protein, with product MDFAYDAKTEELREKLLRFMDEFVYPAEPVAERQLRDAEDPWARPAVLEELKAEARRQGLWNLFLPDPEHGGGLTNLQYAPLAEITGRSPHLAPEALNCAAPDTGNMEVLAMFGTEQQKEQWLRPLLDGEIRSAFCMTEPDVASSDATNIATSIVRDGDEYVINGRKWWSSGAMNPHCAIFIVMGKTDPDAERHRQQAMILVPRDTPGVHVKRGMHVFGYTDASHGGHAEIVFDNVRVPADNLIAGEGEGFAIAQARLGPGRIHHCMRLIGIAERALELMCRRAISRVAFGRPIAHQGVVQEWIAESRVRIEQARLLVLKTAWLMDTVGNKGAHTEIQAIKIGTPLMAEWVLDKAIQAHGAGGVSQDFPLAELWASARTLRLADGPDEVHRMSLAKRELKRYL
- a CDS encoding phosphotransferase family protein → MTELPGLDLDRLATHLGTGPLTGELIPGGRSNLTYRVTDGGRRWVLRRPPLGHVLATAHDMSREHRVIKALADTAVPVPRVELLCEDTDVIGAPFYLMEEVPGVALRHRDQCPWLTPDQARALSERLVDVLADLHAVDPEDVGLADFGRPDGFLERQVARWGKQLDASRSRDLPGIDDLRDRLADSVPDSARDTIVHGDYRLDNVLVTQDPLNISAVLDWEMATLGDPLADVGLLCVYWNGVGAHEDDPITGTVPTLPGFASTDELVRRYAERSGADTSGLAWYTAFAYFKLAVILEGIHFRFTRGKTVGAGFDQIGQLTLPLVRQGLAATSGEH
- a CDS encoding HAD family hydrolase, with the translated sequence MDERRIDAVVLDWGGVLTVSVPAFIDDWLTSENIDRSHYGRTMRTWMGREAAPDNPVDRLETGDLTPAEFEALLAAELITLDGREVASKGLLRRMFGSAHPDPKMVDLVRELRADGLRTVLLSNSWGEGYPEELLLELFDTIVISGRIGLRKPDPRIFEHTLDRIGLPAHRCAFFDDAPVNVEAAQAVGLHAHRHTDADTTRAVIAQLRGVAA